A stretch of DNA from Candidatus Methanomethylicota archaeon:
ACCATTGATTGGGGCTAGGGCTGTTATTGCGGGCGCCCTACTCCCAGATAATTATAGCCTATACGATTTTAAACGTCTAGTTAGACTTTCATCTGATATTAAGACGCCACACAGGGAGAATCCACGCATCCCCCCACAGCTAAAGGAGTATTTCTCTAAGGTTAAACTTCTAGACCCCTTCGCAGGTTTCGGCAGCATCCCCCTAGAAGCTGCCAGGCTTAATTTAGGTGAAGTGGTCGCAGTAGAGCTTCTTCCAACAGCTTACATCTTCCTAAAAGCCGTATTGGAATATCCAAAACTATTCGGAGAACGACTAATCAAAGATGTTGAACGCTGGGGGAAATGGATTATTGATAGGCTTCGAGAAGACCCAGATATAAAGGAACTATACGATGAAGATGTCGCCGTCTACATCGGCACCTGGGAAATTAAATGCCCACACTGTGGACGATACACACCACTAATTGGAAACTGGTGGCTGGCAAGAGTAGCTGGAAAAGCTGAGGAAGGCGAGGAGGAAGGTGAAGAGGAAGAAGAGGGAGCTAAAAGTGGAGTTTTCAGTAGACTAGCTTGGATGACACCATACACGTCCTCTGGCTTCGTAGGCATAAGAATCATAGACTTAAATAAAGAGCTTAACAAGGAAGAGATAAATGCTAAAGTCAATGCCAGACAGGGGACGGTCGAAGTCTCTGGAAGAACATATAATGTTCCCAAACCAAACATTGACGCCAGGAGGGAAACGGCAATATGCCTACTATGCAATAACACAATTAAGAATATTGGCAAAAACGAAAAATGGTACGTCAAAGAAGCCCTAAAAGAATACAACAATAATCTTGAAAGATACCTAAGAGGAGAAATAACACTAGAAAATCTATTGGAAAGCAAAGCCAAACCAAGAATACTAGTAAAAGTGAAAATAATTAAGGGAGAACTTGCATTTGAACCAGCAACATGCGAAGACGATGAAAAAATATGGAAAGCACTAGAAAAGCTTAGACAAATATGGGGAGATCCGAACATACCAATAGAAGAGTTATGGAAGTATCATATGGGAACGGCTGGCCAACTAAGTATATGGGTATGGGGATATGACAAATTTTACAAACTTTTCAATCCACGCCAACTCTTAACCCTGGTAAAGCTAGTTAAGCTAATACGTGAAGCAGGCAAACAAATAGAACAAGAAAAAATCAAGGAAGGATTAAGTAAGGAAAATGCATTCAAATACGCAGAAGCAATAACAACGTACATGGCAATAGCATTAACAAGGTATATAGACTTTAACTCTATGGCTACAGCATGGAATCCTGGCTATGAGATAACTCAACATACTCTTGCAGTACGTGGTATTGCGATGCAATGGAATTGGTCAGAGGGAGTTCCTTTTGCTGATGCAACAGGGACTTGGAAAAGAAATCTTAAAAATATTGCGGATGGTCTATCTTATCTTGTTTCCGCTTTTTCTGGTAGTTCTAATAGGGTTAGGGTTTTACTTGATGACGCTACTAGTTTGAGTAAGCTTACTAATGAGAGATTTGATGTGATAGTTACTGATCCTCCTTATAGGGATGATGTTGCTTATGCTGAGCTTAGTGATTTTTACTATGTTTGGCTTAAGAGGGCTTTGAGTGATGTTAAAGAAGCTTTTGGTGTTTTGAAGCTTGTTCCTAGATTTTATGCTGAAGCCTTTTTTGATGAGTTTGGTAATGAGGTTGAGACTCAGTGGAAGGCTTTTGCTTTGAGGGAGGTTAGTGAGAGTGAGGGTAGAGTTAAGTATTATGGTGTGAATATGAGTGCATTGAATCACTTCAAGTCTCTTCTTTCTGAGTCTTTTAGGACTATGGCTTCTAGGCTTATGGATAATGGTTTGCTTGTAACGTATTATGCTCATACTAGTCCTGATGCTTGGGAGGCTCTTCTTGAGGCTGGTTGGCTTAATGCTAAGATGAGGATTACGGCTGCTCATGCAATTGCTACTGAGTTTACTGAGAGTGTTGTTGCTAGGGGTAAGGTTCGTCTTGATATGGCTATGGTGGCTGTTTGGAGGAAGGGGGTTTATGGTGAGGCGCTTTTGGATGATGTTTATGCTAAGGCTGTGGAGGCATGTTCAAGGGATGCTTATGATTATCGTAGAGCTGGCTTTGATGGTGTGAATTTGTTCGTGGCAGTGTTGGGTAAGGTGTTGTCACAGTTTACGCAGTATGAGCGCCTTATAGGGCTTAAAGCGGCTGGTGGGAGTCCGGTGAAGGAGCTTGTTGAGAATTACATTTATCCAGCGACTGCTGAAGCTATAGCGAGGTCGTATGGTGCTGTTGGAGCAAGGCTGAGTCCAGCTTCAATGTTTTATTTGTTAGGGAAAGTTTTGGTTGGTAGGAGGCCGAGGCAGGTGAGGAGGGTTTTGGATAGGACGACGGCAATAATACTTTCAATTGGGACTAGAAGTGACTTGGATAGGCTGAGAAGTCAAAATATAATACTTCGTGATGGGGAGAGACTTATTTTGTTGGAGCCGAGGTGGGGTGTTAGGAGTTTGAGGGAAGCTGTAGAGGATGCGTTGACTGTTAGGAATTTGGATCTGAGGAAGTTGAATGTTGTGACGGCGATAGATGTATTGCATTTGTTGGAGTATTATGCTGTGACTTTGCCGAAGGAGGAGTTTAGGAGGAAGGTTGATGAGGTTAGGGGGAGGGTGCCTGCATTGTTTGATGAGGCAACGGCATTGGCTAGGATATTGGCTTCCGGTTTGCCTGCAGAGGATCCTGAGAGGGAGTTGGCTAAACAGGTTTTGGATGCTCTTGGGGCAATGGCTCCGGGAGCTTTAGACTTGTTTGTTAGGAGGTGATGGTTGGATGTTGACTGGTAGTAATAGGGTTAGAGGTGAGGTGTATGATGAGGCTTTGGATGAGAAGATGGCTCCATCATTGGGTGGAGTAGTTTTGGGGAAGGAGCATGAGATGTATATGGATCCAGAGAAGTTTTTTGAGAGAACTTTGATTACCGATCAGATAGCAAGCATACTTGAGAACATTTTAAACGTTTTGAGAGGTGAGAGTGGTAAGAAGATACTTGTATTGAATGCCCTCTATGGAGGAGGAAAGACGCATACGCTCTTGGCAATATATCATGCGTTAAAAGCTCCGCATATGCTGTTGAAAGCTACGCCGGAGAATGATGATGTTAGGGCGCGTATAAACAGGTTCGTAGAGGAGATAGGTAAATTTAGAAAGCCAGACATTGTAATATTCGATGGATACTTCTCAGAGTTGGCACCATCGCCAATAAGCCCACTAGATGTTAAGGCGTATAAGGTTTACACGTTATGGGGATATATAGCTCACACGTTAGGGAGTTATAGCATTTTAAGAGAATATGATGAGAAGCAAGTAGCTCCAGATGCCAGTAAACTTATAGAGATCTTGAGGGATAGGAATGCTGTAATCTTAATAGATGAATTAGCTCATTATATTAAAAGATTCCATGAAACGCCAGATGAGAATTTACGTAGATACAGCTCAGCCATAGAGAATTTTATTGAGGCATTGGCAAAAGCTATGGAAATTGTGAGAAATGCAGTTTTAATAATATCGCTTCCAGCGGAAAGGAGGGAGAAGGAGGAAATTACTGTTGAAATCACGTATCAAGCGATAAGGCAATCAATATGGAGGATATTCAAGGCTCTTGCAAGAGTATATACAGAGCATATTGAGCCAATAGCTCCAAGGAATGTACCAGCCTTACTAAGGACGAGATTGTTTGAGGAGATAGATGTGAGGAGAGCTAGGGATGTGTATGATACTCTTCGTAGAACCTATGAGGAAAACAAGGAGATTTTTGGAGCGCAGCCAACTTTGATAGGGGAATTGTTAAGGACTTATCCATTCCATCCGCTCTACATAGACACATTAATAGATATTTTAGATAAGCATGAAGGTTTGCAGAAGACTAGAGATCTATTGAGGATAAGTAGGAAGGTTTTGAGGGAAGTTTTACGTGAAAAGAGACCTTACGATTTGATAATGCCGTGGCATATGGATTTAACCAAAGATCCTATAAGGAACACATTATTAATAGGTGAATATGAAGGTTTTAAACCGGTTGTAGAGGAGGACATTAATGAGAGAGTAAAATTATTTGTGGAAAAACCACTCTTAGCAAAAATAGCGGCTATAACTCTTCTGACGAGGACCTTCGTTTATGGTGGGGGATTGGCGGTAATACCGCCGAAGAGGGAGGCACTTCCATCAGAGGAAGATTTAGCTCAAATGATTTATGAGCCAACAATATTCCATGATGAGGGGTGGGCTCCAAAGGATATAGTGGATGCTGTGAGATGGATAAGTGGGAACCTGCTATATGTTGTTAGGGATGAGAAGACGGGTAGGATGTGGTTCACGAAGTTTGTAACTCCAATAAAGTATATTGAAGAGAGAGCTAGGAGAATTGAAGATATGTTGGCAGTTAATAAGATTCTAGAGTATGCTGATAAACTTCTTAGAGAAACTGCCGATGTCCTAATTAGGAGGAGAGCTGTGAGAGTGAAGCCAAAAGTGTTTGATGCAGAAGCATCACGAGCGTTGAAAGTATGTGAACCAATTGAGACGGATGATAGGAAATATGTCTTATTGGCATGTTTGGATGTGCCGGAAAGGGAGGATAAAAGAATAGCTCTACTGGAAGACGTACTCTATAGAACTAAAAGTGGAGGTACCAGGAGGTTTGCGAACATCATTTATGTTACGTTTCCAAGTACGCAAGAGCGTATTAGATGGGCTTTAGAGTATGCTAAGAAGTTGATTGCATGCGATGAGTTGGAGAAGGAGGACATAATAGAGAAGTTGACTGGAATGTTGACGGGCAAAGAAGCTGAGATAGCTAGGGAAGTCTTAAAGAGGAAACTCGAAGATTATAGGGGAGGTATCTTGGAGAATCTAGTAAAGAATACGCTGAGCATATTTGATAGAATAGCTTACCCACACTATGATGAAAAAAGGTTGGCAAATAGCGTTAAAGAAATGGATTTCATGGTGCAGGCTGACAGCATTATAATTGCTGCTGAGAGAAGCTTATCTTCAACGGGAATAGGCAAACTTAAGATGGAAATGGATTATGAAATGTTAGAATACTATTTGAAGGATGTGGGTGTAAATATCTCGGAGGGACGTGAACCGAAAACTGTCAGAGAAATAGTTGACTACTTCTACTCAAACCCAAAACTGCCAGCTGTACCTAAGGAAGTAGTTGTAGATGCAATAAGGGATGGTGTGAAGAAACTTGTGATTGGAGTTAAATGTAGAGGAAGAGTACGCTTTAAGAAGGTGTATGAAGCTGAAGTTCCACAATCATCAGAGGGCGAATCAGTGTCAACAATAGAAGATGATGATGAAGTGTTGCCATGGAGGATAGCATTACAAGAGCAGATGAAAGCTTTTAAGAGGCGAGAATTTGTAGAGGAGGGGAAGCGTAAAGTAGAAGAATATATAATCAAAATTGGCGGTGAAGAAGTAGCTGTTGAAGAAGTGCTTAGCAAGATAGATAAATTTGATTTAGAGCAGCTTAGAGTTGCCCCCATAGTTAAAGTTGTTAAAACGGTATCTATTAAAATTGAGCCAATTAAATCGTTGATTGAAGTGGAGCCTGGTGTGTCAGCTTCTATAGAAGTTTATGTTACTCGTATTGGCCCGTATATTGGAGAAGTCCTTTTAAAGCCTTCATATGGGAAGTTGGATAGGGAGAAGCTTAAGATAGATGATGCCTTCACTAAGGAAAAGATTGTTTGGGTTATGGATAAAGTGCCGGAACATGCAGGGGACTATACGTATACACTTGAGGCAATTGATCTTCAGGGGGTATCATTAGATGTGGCAAGAGTGCTTGTTAGAGTTGTAGGTAAGGAGGTTTGGGGTAAGGGTATACCGCCAGTAGGCACTAGGGTTAAGGGTTTGGAAATGGATATTAGGGAGAGGTTTTCAGTTAAGCCTCTGGATATATTGAGGAGGAGGTTGAGTGGGGTTGCTGTTATTTCTGAAGCTAAGTTTGAGATAACTATGATGACTGAAGATGAGAGGAAGCCATCTGTGGTGTTAAATGTAAAGGATGTGTCTATTGATGATTTGTTGACGTTGGTGATGGCAGTCATCAATAGGTTCCAGTTGCTTAAAGCTTCAGCTTCGCTAAACATAACATTGAGACCAGTGAAGGGAGAATATTTCGTCATGCCTGAAATAACTGAGGATGAGAGGAAGGTGTTTGGGGAATATGAGAAGGGTATCAGGTATTTGTGTAAGTGAATTAGGTGAATTGGAGTGAAGGGTGAGATACAACGCGTAATAGTCTTTGATAAGAAGAGAATTGGGAAAGTGCATAGGCGTTATGTCGATAATATGAAGATTTATCTTGGTCACCCTGTTATGGGGGTGAAGCCGCTTTTTGAAGCTAGGATAAGTAAGGAGACTGCTAAACTTGCTTTGGAAAAGTTTAAGGCTAATTTTGAGGATAAGGGGGATTTCTTGATAGTGAGTGGTGAAGATGTTGATGAGAAGATTAGGAGGCTCGTGGTGTTCAGTGGGGCAAGGCAGACTGTTGATGATTTCTTGGGGAGGCTTTTGTTGGATACTGTGACTTCGATGGGTGAAGTTGAAGTTCTCTTCTGGTATTCAAGATTTATTAATGCATATGAGGGGGGTGGTTATTGGGATGTCAATAGGGTTGCCAAATCCCTCAAAACCCTATACAGAATACGGGTCAAATGATGAAGCTAAGGTATTGCTTAAGTCCGTAGTTGAAGGGTTTAAGTTTCATCCATTCTTCTTCATGTTGAGGGGGAGTATAGCTTCTGAAGATCCAGTATATCCATTTGCTCATCAGCAAGAATTGCTGGGTAAATTGTTTGCTAGGAAACCGATAAGGGTTCTTATAGGTGATGAGATAGGTCTTGGGAAAACCATTAGTGCAATAATGCTTATTAAGTATCTTCTTGAAACTGAGGGGGTTAAGAGGGTATTAATCCTCGTGCCAAGAGTTCTCATACAACAGTGGGTTACGGAACTTAAGAGATTCAATTTAACAAACATCATGCAATTGGAGAGGGATACCATATCAAGGTATTATGATTCAGAGTTTCCACAAGGAATCTATATAGCGTCAATAGACCTCATTAAGAAGGAGAAGCATAAGAAGAAGGTTTTAAGTGTAACTTGGGATGTTGTTGTGGTGGATGAAGCGCATAGGGTTGGTAAATTGGGTAGTGAGGAAACTCAGAGGTTTATATTGGTAAGCCAATTGATTAAAGAGCCGAGCGTAAACGTCATAATGTTGACAGCTACACCACATAGGGGTAAACCGGAGGATTATATTGAGAGGCTTAAGCTCATAGATCCATTCATAAAGGCTGATCCAAAGGAATTGGATAATGAGAAATTCTACAGTCTATGTATGGGTTCAATAATTTTTAGGAGGACGAAACTTGATGTAAATGACATTTATGAGAAAATGAAGATTTTTACGAACTGTAAGTTTAAGGCTAGAGTTGTGAAGGCTTCAGATGAGGAGGAAGCTTTTCATAGGGAGCTGATAGAATTCCTACGCGCAAAACTTCTACAATACTATAGTATGATTGGTGAAATGCCGAAGGCTTTACCGTTACTCATGACATTAATAGCTAAGAGGGCTTCGTCAAGTCCGAGGGCAGCAATAATAACATTGGATAGAATACTTCAGCGAAGAGCAGAGCATATAAAAATTCTAAAGACCATGGATATAAGGGCATTGGAGGAGGAGCTTGATCATGAGGCAAGTTTAATAGCCGATGCACTCTTAGGCTACTCCTTTGAGGATAGTGGTCTGTATGCTGATGAAACTGAGGAAACTGTTGATGCTGATGAAATTGTGAAGAGATTTGTTGATAAGTGTAGCATTTTCCTTGATGAGAAGGATGTTGAGAAGCTGAAGAGGTTGCATGAATTGGCTAGGAACATTATAGGTGAAAGGGATTCGAGATTAAATTCTCTGGTAAATGTTGTTCTCAATCATTTGAGGAATGGTGAGAAGGTTGTTGTCTTCACCGAGTTTAGGGATACAGCAGAATACTTGTTTAAGGAACTTGGGAAGAGGCTCCCAAAAGATCTTGCTGATAAAATGGCGATGATAACTTCACTTGAAATTATACCGCCAGCGCCATACAGTAAACATGCGAAGAAGTATGATATAGAGGATGTTAAGAAGTGGCTTAGAATTGGAGATCTTCACCTCTTAATTTCAACGGACGTTGCCTCTGAAGGGTTAAACTTGCAAGTGGCCAATGTTGTTATCCATTATGAGCCAACATGGAGCCCAGTTAAGATAGTTCAGAGGATTGGTCGTGTTTGGAGGCTTGGTCAAGAAAAGGATGTTTACAGTTACAGTTTACTCTTAACAGTTGAAAGCGATATTGCAGCACTTGAAATACTCTATGCAAAGCTTCTCTCATGGATGATATCTGGGATAGAGAGGAAGGTGCCCATAGGCGAAGAGCTGGAAGTGGATATGTTGCCAAAGGATAAGTCTTCTTGTGATATAATACAGATACCACTAACAACTGAGAAGGGGAAACCGCAATATAGTGAGTTTAAGGCTTGGATAGAATTTATAACTGGTGGTAGGGAGAGGTTGAGGAGATATGTTGAGGGAATACTTGCAGCATTAGTTAGGTTGAAGGAGCAAGCTGAACGCTTAGGCTTAACTAGAATAAATCCAATAAAAGTGGAGAAGCTCCTTAATGAGGGTCTCGGAAACCTATATGGAAGGGACGCTGAGTTAACCCTCAAAAACTTGTTAATAGCAACTGCTAAATTGCATAATTATGAGGTTGAGGAGAAAGAGTCTGGGCTATACGTTAAAGGTACGCATATGACTGGACTGAAAACTTTACTTGACATGTATAGAGCTATGGATTCCCTACTAAGGGATGTGAAGGTAAAAACGCCAATCACATTAGTGGCGAGGAAGCCTTCCTCAGAAAATATTTCCAACGTTAAGGAGTTACACATTTATGAAGTCACAGTTTATGTGGATAGGAAACCAGCGTACTCGGAGATTATGGGGGTTGCCGTTAAAGAGGATGCCTCAACTGAAATATATAGGGGTTTAACTTTCCTGAAGGTTTTCAATGAACTATTGACTAATGTTATTGGCATTGGAGACCAATTTTGGGTTGAAGATAAATTTGGAGATAAAGTGAGGGCAAAGGCCCTATACGATTACCGAAACTTAATGGTTGACGAATACGTCAAATATCTAATTGGAGTAGAGGATAGGGGGATGGGCGCTCAACATACAAATTGGATTCCAAGGGAAAGTGGTGGTAGAGATGCTTCACACTTCCTCTCATCTTCACAAAAGTTTTTAGGGGCAATAGTTGTGGTAGGTGAAGCTGTTAAGACACTTCCTCCACCTCCACCCATTGCTGTGGAGGAAGTTGAGCGGAAAGCCATGGAATATGCCATGGATTTTGAAAAAAGGAACCAGAGAAGCCCTGAAGATGTGAGCAAGATAGAGCATTATGACATTAGAAGCATAGATTCAAGGACTGGTGAAGTAAGGTTTATAGAGGTGAAGGGTAGATGGGATCTCGACATAACTGTTGAGCTTACTGAGACGGAATATGAATATGCGAAGAAGCTTGGCGATAACTATTGGCTCTATATAGTTTATGGATTCTCAACAGGTAGTCCAAGGTTATTGGCGATAAGAGATCCTGTGAATAAAGCTAAGTGGAATACGGTTGAAGTAAAGAAATATCGCTTTATGGGAGTACGATGATGTTATGAGTCAGCAAAGAGTGTTTGAACATAGTTATGGTAAAGTGAAGATTAGAGTTTATGGTGGATTGAATGAAATTGGTGGAAATTGTGTTGTCGTAGAGGATGAAGATAGGAAGATAGTTTTCGATAATGGTATTAGATTCTCGGTTCTTAGAAGATTGTATGGTGGGAGGATAGAGCCTCTTGGTCCTTTAGAGCTACGTGCAGTTGGAGCAATACCACCATTGGAAGCACTTCAAGGGGCTTCAGCCATCTATATTTCGCATTTACATCTAGATCATACTGGGCTACTCGGCTCTATAACCCCTGAAGTAAGCATAAAGATTCCAAGTACAAGAGTTCTGGAGAATACGTTGATGTCATGGTATAGAAAGCCTGGAAGCTGGTTAGCCTATGTTCCACCAGACTACACAGCTAAAATTGAAGAGGCTACTTCAGGGAAAGAAGATGAAAATAGGGTGATAGCATTACCGGTAAGTCATAGCTGCTTTCCAGCCTACTCCTTCCTATACACTGGAAGTGATGCAACCATATTTTATAGTGGAGACTTGAGACTTGAACCCTTAATCAACATAAGTCATCGGCTAGATGAAGTTATGAGAAGTGTGGGTGTCGATAAGGTGGATTTAGCATTAATTGAGGGAACAAACTTTAGCGCAGATCACACACCAGCAACGACCTCTACGTTTAGAGATTACATATCCCTTATGCTAAGGGAATATGAGCTTGTATCCGTCTCGATAGATCCACTAGATTTAGAAGCCTTCATGGCAATACTAGACTTATCACTATTAATGGGGAGAAATCTGGTAATAGGGTCTGAAAGACTGTTATGGGCTATAGAAGAAGTTGAGAAAACAATGCCAGAAGCACTTGACAAGATATACGTTAGTGAAGAGCTTGAAATCCCCACACCATTACTACTTAGAAACATAAGTTTAGTCAACGAGGTTTTTAAAGATCCAAAGAGCTATGTGGTCGCAATTGAACCAGTAGGACTTCTCCAAATATTCAGGAAATTGAAGATAAGTGGAGAGACTCCAGATTTAACAGGCTCAGCAGTTATTTTAATGGACCCTGAACCAAGAGAATCAATAAAGGAGGTTGAAGAGGGAGCTTTAAGGACATGGCTTAAAACCTTTGGAATACAAGCCTTTAGACTTAGATTATCTGGACACTACCTACCACATCAATTCCGCAACATAATTGAAACAATAAAACCAAAAGAAATAATTCCAATACATACAGAGGAAACCAATCTAATGATTAGGCTGTTTCAAAGGTTCAGGTGAAAAAGGCTTAGAGCTTTATGCTTAAATCATCAAAATAAGTTGAAGATTATGGATGAATAATGAAGTAGTTTATAGTGTTTGGCGAATAGTTTCGATTAAAATATTGTCTCTAATTGAAGTGCAAAAAGTCATAAATTTTTGATTTTTATAAAATGTTATTGGGTTAACTTTATGGAAGAAAGCATCTTAAAGCAGAAAGTTTCTGAATATTTTAAAAGGTATGGGTATTTAGTTGAGTTAGATGAGAAAGTTTCTGGCTTTTCTGGCACTTCATATGAAATTGATGTTTTAGCTATGGATAAGAATTTCATTGAAGTTAGGATTGCATGTCAATGTAAGGCATCGTTGAATCCTATTGATGAAGACTCGATAATTTCTTGGGCTAAGGTATGCGATGACATACATGCAATACCTGCATTTGCATCTACATCAGGTTATACAGACTCAGCACTTGAAGTTGCCAGAAAGTTCGGTTTCATATTACTGGTATACAATGAACCCATGGGAACTCTGTATAAAATAGGGGGTAAGACTACATCACTTTTAACGGAAGAGTTCGACAATCTCATTAGTCAAGCTGAATTGAAGCTAAAGAAGGTTGACAGTCTCATTAATCAGTATGATCAGTATATAGAGCTTGATAAAGATGAAGAAGCAAAGAAAATAGAGAGTGATATTAAGGCGTTATTGCATGTAGTTATTTCCCTATATAAGGAGGCTTTAGAATTAAAATCTGATAAGCTTCTTTGGTTAAGGCTTGGAGATATTTATAAATCATATGGAAGATGGCTTGAATCTTTTGATAGCAAATTAGAGGAAAAGTGCGAGGAAGAAGCTTTAAAATGTTATATGAATGCATTGAAAGAGCATTTAAAAGAATTTCCTGAAATTTTGAAAAAGATAGGTTTTCTATGGATCTCTGATGAAAGTCGAAAGATTTTCGTAAATGAATATGAAAAAATTTTTGGCTTGATACCTAGTGAAAAACAACTTCTTAGTCGCCCAGAGCTTGTGGCACAAGCGGAGCGAGAGAAAGTACAAATTGCAAAATTCCAAATTAAAATGTTAGAGACGTATTTAGACATTAATCCAAATGATGCAGATGCTTGGCTGAAACTTGCAGATAATTATGCAACCCTCCTACAAAACTGTCCATTTCATGAAGATTATATTGAAGAAATCGAATTAGCTTGTGAAAAAGCGCTGGAACTTGCTCCTAACGATCCTAGGGTTATAACTCAAGCTCACCATGTCTATGAGAGAATACTTGAATCCACGTGGGGAGAGAATAAGAAACGTGTTCTCAATAAATTAATTGAACTTCTTAAAAAA
This window harbors:
- a CDS encoding DUF1156 domain-containing protein; translated protein: MSRFIESPLFPIAEINDKSASEKRGGGRPDFWEMVFWWTRKPLIGARAVIAGALLPDNYSLYDFKRLVRLSSDIKTPHRENPRIPPQLKEYFSKVKLLDPFAGFGSIPLEAARLNLGEVVAVELLPTAYIFLKAVLEYPKLFGERLIKDVERWGKWIIDRLREDPDIKELYDEDVAVYIGTWEIKCPHCGRYTPLIGNWWLARVAGKAEEGEEEGEEEEEGAKSGVFSRLAWMTPYTSSGFVGIRIIDLNKELNKEEINAKVNARQGTVEVSGRTYNVPKPNIDARRETAICLLCNNTIKNIGKNEKWYVKEALKEYNNNLERYLRGEITLENLLESKAKPRILVKVKIIKGELAFEPATCEDDEKIWKALEKLRQIWGDPNIPIEELWKYHMGTAGQLSIWVWGYDKFYKLFNPRQLLTLVKLVKLIREAGKQIEQEKIKEGLSKENAFKYAEAITTYMAIALTRYIDFNSMATAWNPGYEITQHTLAVRGIAMQWNWSEGVPFADATGTWKRNLKNIADGLSYLVSAFSGSSNRVRVLLDDATSLSKLTNERFDVIVTDPPYRDDVAYAELSDFYYVWLKRALSDVKEAFGVLKLVPRFYAEAFFDEFGNEVETQWKAFALREVSESEGRVKYYGVNMSALNHFKSLLSESFRTMASRLMDNGLLVTYYAHTSPDAWEALLEAGWLNAKMRITAAHAIATEFTESVVARGKVRLDMAMVAVWRKGVYGEALLDDVYAKAVEACSRDAYDYRRAGFDGVNLFVAVLGKVLSQFTQYERLIGLKAAGGSPVKELVENYIYPATAEAIARSYGAVGARLSPASMFYLLGKVLVGRRPRQVRRVLDRTTAIILSIGTRSDLDRLRSQNIILRDGERLILLEPRWGVRSLREAVEDALTVRNLDLRKLNVVTAIDVLHLLEYYAVTLPKEEFRRKVDEVRGRVPALFDEATALARILASGLPAEDPERELAKQVLDALGAMAPGALDLFVRR
- a CDS encoding ATP-binding protein, coding for MLTGSNRVRGEVYDEALDEKMAPSLGGVVLGKEHEMYMDPEKFFERTLITDQIASILENILNVLRGESGKKILVLNALYGGGKTHTLLAIYHALKAPHMLLKATPENDDVRARINRFVEEIGKFRKPDIVIFDGYFSELAPSPISPLDVKAYKVYTLWGYIAHTLGSYSILREYDEKQVAPDASKLIEILRDRNAVILIDELAHYIKRFHETPDENLRRYSSAIENFIEALAKAMEIVRNAVLIISLPAERREKEEITVEITYQAIRQSIWRIFKALARVYTEHIEPIAPRNVPALLRTRLFEEIDVRRARDVYDTLRRTYEENKEIFGAQPTLIGELLRTYPFHPLYIDTLIDILDKHEGLQKTRDLLRISRKVLREVLREKRPYDLIMPWHMDLTKDPIRNTLLIGEYEGFKPVVEEDINERVKLFVEKPLLAKIAAITLLTRTFVYGGGLAVIPPKREALPSEEDLAQMIYEPTIFHDEGWAPKDIVDAVRWISGNLLYVVRDEKTGRMWFTKFVTPIKYIEERARRIEDMLAVNKILEYADKLLRETADVLIRRRAVRVKPKVFDAEASRALKVCEPIETDDRKYVLLACLDVPEREDKRIALLEDVLYRTKSGGTRRFANIIYVTFPSTQERIRWALEYAKKLIACDELEKEDIIEKLTGMLTGKEAEIAREVLKRKLEDYRGGILENLVKNTLSIFDRIAYPHYDEKRLANSVKEMDFMVQADSIIIAAERSLSSTGIGKLKMEMDYEMLEYYLKDVGVNISEGREPKTVREIVDYFYSNPKLPAVPKEVVVDAIRDGVKKLVIGVKCRGRVRFKKVYEAEVPQSSEGESVSTIEDDDEVLPWRIALQEQMKAFKRREFVEEGKRKVEEYIIKIGGEEVAVEEVLSKIDKFDLEQLRVAPIVKVVKTVSIKIEPIKSLIEVEPGVSASIEVYVTRIGPYIGEVLLKPSYGKLDREKLKIDDAFTKEKIVWVMDKVPEHAGDYTYTLEAIDLQGVSLDVARVLVRVVGKEVWGKGIPPVGTRVKGLEMDIRERFSVKPLDILRRRLSGVAVISEAKFEITMMTEDERKPSVVLNVKDVSIDDLLTLVMAVINRFQLLKASASLNITLRPVKGEYFVMPEITEDERKVFGEYEKGIRYLCK
- a CDS encoding DUF3883 domain-containing protein — protein: MSIGLPNPSKPYTEYGSNDEAKVLLKSVVEGFKFHPFFFMLRGSIASEDPVYPFAHQQELLGKLFARKPIRVLIGDEIGLGKTISAIMLIKYLLETEGVKRVLILVPRVLIQQWVTELKRFNLTNIMQLERDTISRYYDSEFPQGIYIASIDLIKKEKHKKKVLSVTWDVVVVDEAHRVGKLGSEETQRFILVSQLIKEPSVNVIMLTATPHRGKPEDYIERLKLIDPFIKADPKELDNEKFYSLCMGSIIFRRTKLDVNDIYEKMKIFTNCKFKARVVKASDEEEAFHRELIEFLRAKLLQYYSMIGEMPKALPLLMTLIAKRASSSPRAAIITLDRILQRRAEHIKILKTMDIRALEEELDHEASLIADALLGYSFEDSGLYADETEETVDADEIVKRFVDKCSIFLDEKDVEKLKRLHELARNIIGERDSRLNSLVNVVLNHLRNGEKVVVFTEFRDTAEYLFKELGKRLPKDLADKMAMITSLEIIPPAPYSKHAKKYDIEDVKKWLRIGDLHLLISTDVASEGLNLQVANVVIHYEPTWSPVKIVQRIGRVWRLGQEKDVYSYSLLLTVESDIAALEILYAKLLSWMISGIERKVPIGEELEVDMLPKDKSSCDIIQIPLTTEKGKPQYSEFKAWIEFITGGRERLRRYVEGILAALVRLKEQAERLGLTRINPIKVEKLLNEGLGNLYGRDAELTLKNLLIATAKLHNYEVEEKESGLYVKGTHMTGLKTLLDMYRAMDSLLRDVKVKTPITLVARKPSSENISNVKELHIYEVTVYVDRKPAYSEIMGVAVKEDASTEIYRGLTFLKVFNELLTNVIGIGDQFWVEDKFGDKVRAKALYDYRNLMVDEYVKYLIGVEDRGMGAQHTNWIPRESGGRDASHFLSSSQKFLGAIVVVGEAVKTLPPPPPIAVEEVERKAMEYAMDFEKRNQRSPEDVSKIEHYDIRSIDSRTGEVRFIEVKGRWDLDITVELTETEYEYAKKLGDNYWLYIVYGFSTGSPRLLAIRDPVNKAKWNTVEVKKYRFMGVR